One region of Pagrus major chromosome 5, Pma_NU_1.0 genomic DNA includes:
- the tas2r202 gene encoding taste receptor, type 2, member 202 → MYGTVKFTLWVMTGLLAVTTVFFNVYILLTSLWNYKQKKQWSPSETIIVALALADVAHQLVCYLWMTMDEVDSDCHINYTSYTVIVLSIFSLKFTIMWDTSFLTFYYSTKLVNTPNHCYSQIQATILKHVTLAVFLIPLCGLATCMPMLVVFHHDNTTAENQDCGVLIPDTQPGKIYEAVYLLLADVLPGVLMMKCCISISVHLAIHLRHMKESTNGAHRPKLGSQMRVIKMSLSLVVVFIVFLVVDLYVQYEIAVHHENIIMLTFFFTSIYTTATAMVLIYGKKTFWKALIHEYNVCLDEYPCLSCLKVPEKKAQPSTPAEVKN, encoded by the coding sequence ATGTACGGGACCGTAAAATTCACGCTGTGGGTGATGACGGGCCTGTTGGCCGTCACCACCGTCTTCTTTAACGTCTACATCCTCCTGACGAGTCTGTGGAACTACAAGCAGAAGAAGCAGTGGAGTCCCAGCGAGACCATCATCGTGGCTCTGGCGCTGGCCGACGTGGCTCACCAGCTCGTCTGTTACTTATGGATGACCATGGACGAGGTGGACAGCGACTGCCACATCAACTACACGTCCTACACCGTCATCGTGCTGTCGATCTTCAGCCTCAAGTTCACCATCATGTGGGACACCAGCTTCCTCACGTTTTACTACAGCACCAAGCTGGTGAACACCCCCAACCACTGCTACTCTCAGATCCAGGCCACCATCCTCAAACACGTCACCTTGGCTGTGTTTCTCATCCCTCTTTGCGGCCTGGCCACCTGCATGCCGATGCTGGTGGTGTTCCACCACGACAACACCACCGCGGAGAACCAAGACTGTGGGGTTTTAATACCAGACACCCAACCCGGTAAGATCTACGAGGCCGTGTACCTGCTCCTCGCTGACGTTCTGCCAGGTGTGCTCATGATGAAATGCTGCATCTCCATCTCCGTCCACCTGGCCATCCACCTCCGCCACATGAAAGAAAGCACCAACGGAGCGCACCGGCCGAAGCTGGGCTCTCAGATGAGGGTGATCAAGATGTCTTTATCTCTGGTGGTCGTCTTCATCGTCTTCCTCGTGGTCGACCTGTACGTCCAGTATGAGATCGCCGTGCACCACGAGAACATAATCATGCTCACGTTCTTCTTCACGTCCATCTACACGACTGCCACCGCCATGGTGCTCATCTACGGGAAGAAGACTTTTTGGAAGGCTCTGATACACGAGTATAACGTCTGCCTGGATGAATATCCGTGTTTGTCTTGTCTGAAGGtgccagaaaaaaaagctcAGCCCAGCACTCCTGCAGAAGTTAAAAACTGA
- the vsig8b gene encoding V-set and immunoglobulin domain-containing protein 8b: MEPVFTRVGLKVALLFLLTTRLTTDVTEAMVVTSSGPQTIQKAQGETVNLGCTYTPGPEDTGELDIEWSDVSPDMTQKDKLILSFTGGQTHRYGDPSISSRLKFTGDPKLGDASIAISDVRVSDTATYLCKVKKAPGVDTRKLTLVVMVPPTPPKCWVEGGEEKGGPVSLRCKSSQGSTPLSYVWMRETGGSIPSTAVQDPQTGELLIKNHTDSNIGSYVCEAKNAVGKAQCKYALHAYNPTNKAGVIVGAVIGALLLLLLLLLLIWLLICCCHKRKYQKEVANEIREDAVAPESRPSSRNTSFRSVLGYRTHPGVHYSSVRNHLPGARASGRSAVYTGGSNGTPLSTPVGDKSAALQYDHQYGYPV, encoded by the exons ATGTGACAGAAGCGATGGTGGTGACATCCTCGGGGCCACAGACTATTCAGAAGGCCCAGGGGGAGACAGTGAACCTTGGATGCACCTACACCCCCGGCCCCGAGGACACAGGGGAGCTGGATATTGAGTGGTCCGACGTCAGCCCAGACATGACGCAGAAAGACAAACTG ATCTTATCGTTCACTGGAGGTCAGACGCACCGATACGGCGATCCCAGCATCTCCAGCAGACTGAAGTTCACAGGGGACCCCAAGCTGGGCGATGCTTCCATCGCTATCTCTGATGTGAGGGTCTCAGACACAGCAACGTACCTGTGTAAAGTCAAGAAGGCGCCGGGTGTTGACACAAGAAAACTCACTCTGGTAGTGATGG TTCCTCCAACACCGCCCAAGTGTTGGGTGGAGGGAGGCGAGGAGAAAGGTGGCCCGGTCTCCCTCCGCTGCAAATCTTCTCAGGGATCCACCCCTCTCAGCTATGTGTGGATGAGGGAGACTGGAGGTTCAATACCATCCACTGCAGTCCAAG ACCCACAGACGGGGGAGCTTTTGATAAAGAACCACACAGACAGCAACATCGGAAGTTACGTTTGTGAGGCGAAAAACGCTGTCGGCAAAGCTCAGTGCAAATATGCACTGCATGCATATAACC CTACCAACAAGGCGGGTGTCATAGTTGGAGCGGTGATAGGtgccctcctgctgctgctgctcctcctgcttctcatCTGGCTCCTCATCTGCTGCTGCCACAAGCGCAAATATCAGAAAGAGGTTGCAAATGAAATAAG GGAGGACGCCGTGGCCCCAGAGAGCAGACCCTCCAGCAGAAACACCAGTTTCCGTTCAGTGTTGGGGTACCGGACCCACCCCGGGGTGCACTACAGCTCCGTGAGGAACCACCTGCCCGGTGCAAGGGCGTCAGGTCGCAGTGCCGTCTACACAGGGGGGAGTAACGGCACACCACTGTCCACTCCTGTCGGGGACAAATCTGCTGCCCTCCAATATGACCATCAGTACGGTTACCCTGTGTAA